Proteins encoded within one genomic window of Girardinichthys multiradiatus isolate DD_20200921_A chromosome 21, DD_fGirMul_XY1, whole genome shotgun sequence:
- the maf1b gene encoding MAF1 homolog, negative regulator of RNA polymerase III b has protein sequence MKLLENSSFEALSSRLCVETGESRILGRIESYSCKMAGDDKHMFKQFCQEGEPHVLEALSPPQSTSPSQLGKSSEDGENPLSDKCCRKTLFYLITTLNESFRPDYDFSAARAHEFSREPSLNWVVNAVNSSLFSSVGEEFNSVGPELWNAIDQEINLQGCDIYSYNPDLDSDPFGEEGSLWSFNYFFYNKKLKRIVFFTCRSVSVLSGYGRGCLDNELDMELEDEVEMDGFTEEGCPRALCV, from the exons ATGAAACTGTTGGAAAACTCCAGCTTTGAAGCCCTCAGCTCACGGCTGTGCGTTGAAACAGGGGAGTCCCGCATCCTTGGAAG GATTGAGAGCTACTCCTGCAAGATGGCAGGCGATGATAAACACATGTTTAAACAGTTCTGCCAGGAGGGCGAGCCACACGTCCTGGAAGCCCTTTCTCCCCCTCAGTCCACCAGCCCCTCGCA GCTGGGGAAGAGCAGCGAAGATGGGGAGAACCCTTTGAGTGACAAGTGTTGCAGGAAGACCCTGTTCTACCTCATTACCACACTCAACGAGTCCTTCAGGCCTGACTATGACTTCAGCGCCGCCCGGGCCCACGAGTTCAGCCGGGAGCCCAGCCTCAACTGG GTGGTAAATGCAGTGAATAGCAGCTTGTTCTCCTCTGTGGGAGAAGAGTTCAACTCTGTGGGACCCGAGCTGTGGAACGCCATCGACCAGGAGATCAACCTGCAGGGCTGTGACATTTACAG CTACAACCCGGATCTGGATTCGGATCCTTTTGGTGAAGAGGGGAGCCTCTGGTCCTTCAACTACTTTTTTTATAACAAGAAACTGAAGAGGATTGTGTTCTTCACGTGTCGCTCCGTCAG TGTTCTTAGCGGCTATGGTCGAGGTTGCCTCGACAACGAGCTGGACATGGAGCTGGAGGACGAGGTAGAGATGGACGGCTTCACCGAGGAAGG GTGTCCCAGAGCTCTGTGTGTCTAG
- the arl8 gene encoding ADP-ribosylation factor-like 8 — MGLIFAKLWSYFCNQEHKVIIVGLDNAGKTTILYQFLMNEVVHTSPTIGSNVEEIVVKNTHFLMWDIGGQESLRSSWNTYYSNTEFIILVVDSTDRERLAISKEELYRMLAHEDLRKAAVLIFANKQDMKDCMSAAEISKYLTLSSIKDHPWHIQSCCALTGEGLCQGLEWMTSRAGLR; from the exons ATGGGTCTGATATTCGCCAAACTGTGGAGCTACTTCTGCAACCAAG AGCACAAGGTGATTATTGTGGGTCTAGACAATGCAGGCAAAACCACCATCCTTTACCAATT TCTGATGAATGAGGTCGTTCATACGTCGCCCACCATTGGGAGCAACGTGGAGGAGATAGTAGTGAAGAACACCCACTTCTTGATGTGGGACATAGGGGGGCAGGAATCTCTGAGGTCCTCCTGGAACACCTATTACTCCAACACAGAG TTCATTATTCTGGTGGTGGACAGCACCGACAGAGAGAGGCTGGCCATTTCTAAAGAGGAGCTCTACAGGATGTTGGCTCATGAG GACCTGCGGAAGGCAGCTGTGCTGATTTTTGCCAACAAGCAGGACATGAAGGACTGTATGTCAGCAGCGGAGATCTCCAAATACCTCACCCTGAGCTCCATCAAAGACCACCCCTGGCACATCCAGTCTTGCTGTGCTCTTACCGGAGAGGG TTTATGTCAAGGCCTTGAATGGATGACCTCCAGAGCTGGACTCAGATAG